A window from Sphingopyxis alaskensis RB2256 encodes these proteins:
- the pyrF gene encoding orotidine-5'-phosphate decarboxylase encodes MTSPIYLAIDTPHLDAALTLAQKVRHHVGGLKLGLEFFCANGHHGVHEMAKLGLPIFLDLKLHDIPNTVAKAIQALRPLEPAILTVHAAGGRAMLEEAKAVAGKDTRVIAVTVLTSLDAPDLEDIGLTGTPHDQVVRLAALAREAGLDGIVCSGQEVKSARKAWPGGFFVVPGVRPANGRIGDQKRIVTPAQAMSDGASILVVGRPITQSSDPDLAAREIEATL; translated from the coding sequence ATGACTTCGCCCATCTATCTCGCCATCGACACCCCGCATCTCGACGCCGCTCTGACGCTGGCGCAAAAGGTGCGGCATCATGTCGGCGGGCTGAAGCTGGGGCTCGAGTTTTTCTGCGCCAACGGCCATCATGGCGTCCATGAAATGGCGAAGCTCGGCCTGCCGATCTTCCTCGACCTGAAGCTGCACGACATTCCGAATACGGTGGCAAAGGCGATCCAGGCGCTGCGCCCGCTCGAACCCGCGATCCTGACGGTTCACGCCGCGGGCGGCCGCGCGATGCTCGAAGAAGCGAAAGCGGTTGCGGGCAAGGATACCAGAGTGATCGCCGTCACCGTGCTCACCAGCCTCGACGCGCCCGATCTTGAAGACATCGGCCTCACCGGCACGCCGCACGATCAGGTCGTACGCCTTGCCGCGCTGGCGCGTGAGGCCGGGCTCGACGGCATTGTCTGTTCGGGTCAGGAAGTGAAATCGGCGCGCAAGGCGTGGCCCGGCGGCTTCTTCGTCGTCCCCGGCGTGCGCCCCGCAAACGGCCGGATCGGCGACCAGAAACGCATCGTCACGCCCGCGCAGGCGATGTCCGACGGCGCCTCGATCCTCGTCGTCGGCCGCCCGATCACCCAGTCGTCCGACCCCGACCTTGCGGCGCGCGAGATTGAAGCGACGCTCTGA
- the purB gene encoding adenylosuccinate lyase yields MVPRYARPEMTAIWSAENRFSIWFEIEAHATDALAELGTVPPSAAKALWDWWATRPAIDVAAIDAIEAVTKHDVIAFLTWVAENVGEEARFMHQGMTSSDVLDTCLAVQLAQAADILLADLEALLAAIKRRAFEHKLTPTIGRSHGIHAEPVTFGLKMAEAYAEFSRCKARLQTARAEIATCAISGAVGTFANIDPRVEAHVAAKLGLSIEPVSTQVIPRDRHAMFFAVLGVIASSIERLAVEVRHLQRTEVLEAEEYFSPGQKGSSAMPHKRNPVLTENLTGLARMVRSAVTPAMENVALWHERDISHSSVERFIGPDATITLDFALARLTGVIDKLLVYPDRMQKNLDRMGGLVHSQRVLLALTQAGASREDSYALVQRNAMKVWESDGQLSLLELLKSDADVTARLSADQLTELFDLDYHMKHVDTIFDRVFGAA; encoded by the coding sequence ATGGTTCCGCGTTATGCACGGCCGGAAATGACGGCGATCTGGTCGGCGGAGAATCGCTTCTCCATCTGGTTCGAGATCGAAGCCCACGCGACCGACGCGCTCGCCGAACTCGGCACCGTGCCCCCATCGGCGGCAAAGGCGCTGTGGGACTGGTGGGCGACCAGGCCTGCGATCGACGTCGCTGCAATCGACGCGATCGAGGCCGTGACCAAGCATGACGTCATCGCCTTCCTTACCTGGGTTGCCGAAAATGTCGGCGAGGAAGCGCGCTTCATGCACCAGGGCATGACCAGCTCCGACGTGCTCGACACCTGCCTCGCGGTCCAGCTGGCGCAGGCCGCCGACATATTGCTCGCGGACCTCGAGGCGCTGCTCGCCGCGATCAAGCGCCGCGCGTTCGAGCACAAGCTCACCCCGACGATCGGGCGCAGCCACGGCATCCACGCCGAGCCCGTCACCTTCGGGCTCAAGATGGCCGAAGCCTATGCCGAGTTTTCGCGTTGCAAGGCGCGGCTCCAGACGGCGCGCGCCGAAATCGCGACCTGTGCCATTTCCGGCGCGGTCGGCACCTTCGCCAATATCGATCCGCGCGTCGAAGCGCATGTCGCCGCCAAGCTGGGCCTGTCGATCGAGCCCGTCTCGACGCAGGTGATCCCGCGCGACCGTCACGCGATGTTCTTCGCGGTGCTCGGCGTGATCGCCTCGTCGATCGAGCGGCTTGCGGTCGAGGTGCGCCACCTTCAGCGCACCGAAGTGCTGGAGGCAGAAGAGTATTTTTCGCCGGGCCAGAAAGGTTCGTCGGCGATGCCGCACAAGCGCAATCCCGTGCTCACCGAGAACCTCACCGGCCTTGCCCGCATGGTGCGCAGCGCGGTCACGCCCGCGATGGAGAATGTCGCGCTGTGGCACGAACGCGACATCAGCCATTCGTCGGTCGAACGCTTCATCGGCCCCGACGCGACGATCACGCTCGACTTCGCGCTCGCGCGCCTCACCGGGGTCATCGACAAGCTGCTCGTCTATCCCGACCGGATGCAGAAAAATCTCGATCGCATGGGCGGGCTCGTTCATTCGCAGCGGGTGCTGCTGGCGCTGACGCAGGCGGGCGCCAGCCGCGAAGACAGCTATGCGCTCGTCCAGCGCAACGCGATGAAAGTATGGGAAAGCGACGGCCAGCTCTCGCTGCTCGAACTGCTCAAGTCCGACGCCGACGTCACCGCGCGCCTGTCGGCCGATCAACTCACGGAACTTTTCGACCTCGACTATCATATGAAGCATGTGGACACGATCTTCGACCGGGTGTTCGGCGCCGCCTAG
- a CDS encoding calcium-binding protein — protein sequence MIVLKQFLLIGAAAVSIPALAQTTQPTGDSANPPTTMEPTAPAPMPDTTAPAPAPDASTPPAASEAAPSGTAATPAQIAQIVDREFPTYDGDGNGDLNEAEFAAWMKKLRAATDPSADPESAAVKAWIGQAHAAADADRSGAVSKAELTAFLSRGN from the coding sequence ATGATCGTGCTGAAACAATTTCTTTTGATCGGCGCCGCCGCCGTCAGTATCCCGGCGCTGGCGCAGACGACCCAGCCGACCGGCGATTCCGCCAACCCGCCGACGACCATGGAACCGACCGCTCCCGCGCCCATGCCCGATACAACCGCTCCGGCTCCGGCTCCCGATGCCTCGACCCCGCCCGCCGCGAGCGAGGCGGCGCCTTCGGGAACGGCGGCCACCCCGGCGCAGATCGCGCAGATCGTCGACAGGGAGTTCCCAACCTATGACGGGGACGGCAATGGCGACCTCAACGAAGCCGAATTCGCCGCGTGGATGAAAAAGCTGCGCGCCGCGACCGATCCGAGTGCCGATCCCGAATCGGCTGCGGTGAAGGCGTGGATCGGACAGGCCCACGCCGCCGCCGACGCCGACAGGTCGGGCGCGGTGAGCAAGGCCGAACTCACCGCCTTCCTGTCGCGCGGCAACTAA
- the radC gene encoding RadC family protein: MGDSETPDHVGHRARLRSRLLEDADGLADYELVEYLLALAIPRRDTKPLAKALLREFGSLAQLVSADPESLRRVDGLGDTGIAALKIVQASSLRLLKGEFRDKPLLSSWDALLDWLRADMGPIDVERVRILYLNSRNMLIRDELASEGSIDQSAIYVREVIRRALELGASAIIIVHNHPSGSPEPSRQDIAVTREIAEAGTRLGIVLHDHIIVAGSDYRSFRALGLL, translated from the coding sequence ATGGGGGACAGCGAGACACCGGACCACGTTGGGCATCGCGCACGGCTGCGATCGCGCTTGCTCGAAGACGCCGACGGTCTCGCCGACTATGAACTGGTCGAATATCTCCTCGCGCTCGCCATTCCGCGCCGCGATACCAAACCGCTCGCCAAGGCGCTGCTGCGCGAGTTCGGTTCGCTGGCGCAGCTCGTGAGCGCCGACCCCGAATCGCTGCGCCGCGTCGACGGGTTGGGCGACACCGGCATCGCCGCCCTCAAAATTGTCCAGGCCAGCAGCCTGCGCCTTCTGAAAGGCGAGTTTCGCGACAAGCCGCTGCTGTCGAGCTGGGACGCATTGCTCGACTGGCTACGCGCCGATATGGGGCCGATCGACGTCGAGCGGGTGCGGATCCTCTATCTCAACTCGCGCAACATGTTGATCCGCGACGAGCTCGCGAGCGAGGGGTCGATAGACCAGTCGGCCATCTATGTGCGCGAAGTGATCCGGCGCGCGCTCGAACTTGGCGCTTCGGCGATCATCATCGTCCACAACCACCCAAGCGGCAGCCCCGAACCCAGCCGACAGGACATCGCAGTCACGCGCGAGATTGCCGAGGCCGGAACGCGGCTGGGTATCGTGCTGCACGACCATATCATCGTCGCCGGATCGGATTACCGCAGCTTCCGCGCCCTCGGCCTGCTCTGA
- a CDS encoding phosphoribosylanthranilate isomerase has translation MSPLVKICGLTTPESVDAAIRLGATHIGLVHYEPSQRHVDLRTAAELRKRAGPHVKVALLLVNASQQLTGEALSMVRPDIVQFHGSETPEWLTVVKRLTPAEIWKAIGLKDAETLTRMQKYHGIAHRILFDAPAAALPGGTGTRFDWSLLKNHRHTMDWGIAGGLTPANVAQAIAETGAPLVDVSSGVESAPGVKDMDKIAAFLKAVGR, from the coding sequence ATGTCCCCTCTCGTCAAAATCTGCGGCCTTACCACGCCTGAAAGCGTCGATGCCGCCATCCGCCTCGGCGCGACGCACATCGGCCTTGTGCATTATGAGCCAAGCCAGCGGCACGTCGACCTCAGGACCGCGGCCGAGCTCCGCAAGCGCGCGGGTCCGCACGTCAAGGTCGCGCTGCTGCTCGTCAACGCCTCGCAGCAACTGACCGGCGAGGCGCTTAGCATGGTGCGCCCCGACATCGTCCAGTTCCACGGCAGCGAGACCCCCGAATGGCTGACAGTGGTCAAACGGCTGACCCCCGCCGAAATCTGGAAGGCGATCGGGCTCAAGGACGCCGAAACGCTGACCCGGATGCAGAAATATCACGGGATTGCCCACCGCATCCTGTTCGACGCACCCGCCGCCGCGCTGCCCGGGGGCACCGGCACGCGCTTCGACTGGTCGCTGCTGAAAAATCACCGGCATACAATGGATTGGGGTATCGCAGGCGGTCTGACCCCCGCCAATGTCGCCCAGGCGATTGCCGAAACCGGCGCGCCGCTCGTCGATGTCTCGTCGGGCGTCGAAAGCGCGCCGGGCGTCAAGGATATGGACAAGATCGCCGCTTTCCTTAAAGCGGTCGGCAGATGA
- a CDS encoding lipopolysaccharide assembly protein LapA domain-containing protein translates to MGILRTIIWVVLTAVLVIFAMANWQVVTVTIWPGWEAETKLPVVILAAFLIGAVPMWIALRTTRWSLKRRLDAIERQAADLRALAHRPVEPAPAPSATAPVNDIPPAPTDLFAPDKP, encoded by the coding sequence GTGGGCATCCTGCGAACGATCATCTGGGTGGTGCTGACCGCGGTGCTGGTCATCTTCGCGATGGCGAACTGGCAGGTTGTCACCGTGACGATCTGGCCGGGCTGGGAGGCGGAGACCAAGCTGCCCGTCGTCATCCTCGCCGCCTTCCTGATCGGCGCGGTGCCGATGTGGATTGCGCTGCGCACGACACGCTGGTCGCTGAAACGCCGCCTCGACGCCATCGAGCGGCAGGCCGCCGACCTGCGCGCGCTCGCGCACCGCCCCGTCGAACCGGCGCCCGCGCCCTCGGCCACGGCACCGGTCAACGACATTCCCCCTGCCCCCACCGACCTTTTCGCCCCGGACAAGCCATGA